A single genomic interval of Penaeus vannamei isolate JL-2024 chromosome 21, ASM4276789v1, whole genome shotgun sequence harbors:
- the SkpA gene encoding S-phase kinase-associated protein 1, with translation MPSIKLQSSDGDTFEVDVEIAKQSVTIKTMLEDLGMDEDEEEVVPLPNVNAAILKKVIQWCTYHKDDPPLPDDDDNKEKRTDDISSWDADFLKVDQGTLFELILAANYLDIKGLLDVTCKTVANMIKGKTPDEIRKTFNIKNDFTPSEEEQVRKENEWCEEK, from the exons ATGCCCAGTATTAAGCTCCAGAGCAGTGATGGCGACACCTTCGAGGTGGACGTCGAAATCGCCAAACAGAGTGTCACCATCAAGACCATGTTGGAGGATTTAG GAATggacgaagatgaggaggaagtggtACCCCTGCCTAATGTAAATGCTGCCATCCTAAAGAAGGTGATCCAGTGGTGCACATACCACAAGGACGACCCTCCACTCCCTGACGATGACGACAATAAAGAAAAGCGAACAGATGACATCTCCTCCTGGGATGCAGATTTCTTGAAG GTTGACCAAGGCACACTGTTCGAGTTGATCCTGGCTGCAAACTACCTTGACATCAAGGGCTTGTTGGATGTGACATGCAAGACCGTAGCCAATATGATCAAGGGAAAGACGCCTGATGAGATCCGCAAGACCTTTAACATCAAGAACGACTTCACACCCTCTGAGGAGGAACAGGTGCGCAAGGAGAACGAGTGGTGcgaggagaagtag
- the Tcs3 gene encoding tRNA N6-adenosine threonylcarbamoyltransferase isoform X2: protein MDMMNRSTSTPVKMVVIIGLEGSANKCGIGIIRDGEVLSNPRRTYITPPGQGFIPHDTAKHHQAHVLEVLHQALAEASITPEEIDAVAFTKGPGMAAPLISMAVVARTISQLWNKPLVAVNHCIGHIEMGRLVTGAQNPTVLYVSGGNTQIIAYLGQRYRIFGETIDMAVGNCLDRFARILMLSNAPSPGYNIEQMAKKGKKYLPLPYCVKGMDVSFSGILSYLEERADKLLKTGQYSKADLCFSLQETVFAMLVETTERAMAHCGSQEVLICGGVGCNVRLQEMMGKMCEERGAKLFATNESFCIDNGAMIAQAGYCMFQSGITSSLDDTWVTQRFRTDDVPVAWRD, encoded by the exons ATGGATATGATGA ATAGAAGTACCTCAACCCCAGTAAAGATGGTGGTCATTATAGGACTGGAAGGAAGTGCAAATAAGTGCGGAATAGGTATCATCCGAGATGGAGAAGTCCTATCGAATCCAAGACGGACATATATCACTCCACCTGGACAGGGCTTTATTCCTCATGACACGGCTAAACACCATCAG GCACATGTATTGGAAGTACTGCACCAGGCTTTAGCTGAAGCCTCTATAACTCCTGAAGAAATAGATGCCGTTGCTTTTACAAAGGGGCCAGGGATGGCAGCCCCTCTGATCAGCATGGCAGTTGTGGCCAGGACAATTTCACAGCTGTGGAACAAGCCTCTGGTTGCTGTCAATCACTGCATTGGGCATATCGAGATGGGTAGGCTAGTCACAGGAGCTCAGAATCCAACTGTATTATATGTAAGTGGGGGTAATACACAGATTATTGCATATCTGGGTCAGAGGTACAGGATATTTGGAGAAACAATTGATATGGCAGTTGGCAACTGTCTGGATAGGTTTGCAAGGATTTTGATGCTGTCCAATGCTCCAAGCCCAGGCTACAATATTGAGCAGATGGCCAAGAAAGGTAAGAAATACCTGCCACTGCCATACTGTGTGAAAGGCATGGACGTCTCTTTCTCTGGCATTCTCTCATACTTGGAAGAAAGAGCAGATAAGCTTCTCAAAACGGGTCAGTACTCCAAGGCAGACCTTTGCTTCTCACTGCAGGAGACAGTGTTTGCCATGTTGGTGGAGACCACAGAGCGGGCCATGGCTCACTGTGGCTCACAGGAGGTCCTCATATGTGGGGGTGTTGGCTGCAATGTGCGCTTGCAAGAGATGATGGGGAAGATGTGCGAGGAGCGAGGGGCTAAACTCTTTGCCACCAATGAAAGCTTTTGCATTGACAATGGAGCCATGATTGCTCAGGCTGGGTACTGCATGTTCCAGTCTGGTATTACTTCTTCGTTAGACGACACGTGGGTTACACAGAGATTTAGAACAGATGATGTTCCTGTTGCTTGGAGAGATTGA
- the Tcs3 gene encoding tRNA N6-adenosine threonylcarbamoyltransferase isoform X1, with the protein MTRLYDRSTSTPVKMVVIIGLEGSANKCGIGIIRDGEVLSNPRRTYITPPGQGFIPHDTAKHHQAHVLEVLHQALAEASITPEEIDAVAFTKGPGMAAPLISMAVVARTISQLWNKPLVAVNHCIGHIEMGRLVTGAQNPTVLYVSGGNTQIIAYLGQRYRIFGETIDMAVGNCLDRFARILMLSNAPSPGYNIEQMAKKGKKYLPLPYCVKGMDVSFSGILSYLEERADKLLKTGQYSKADLCFSLQETVFAMLVETTERAMAHCGSQEVLICGGVGCNVRLQEMMGKMCEERGAKLFATNESFCIDNGAMIAQAGYCMFQSGITSSLDDTWVTQRFRTDDVPVAWRD; encoded by the exons ATGACTAGGTTATACG ATAGAAGTACCTCAACCCCAGTAAAGATGGTGGTCATTATAGGACTGGAAGGAAGTGCAAATAAGTGCGGAATAGGTATCATCCGAGATGGAGAAGTCCTATCGAATCCAAGACGGACATATATCACTCCACCTGGACAGGGCTTTATTCCTCATGACACGGCTAAACACCATCAG GCACATGTATTGGAAGTACTGCACCAGGCTTTAGCTGAAGCCTCTATAACTCCTGAAGAAATAGATGCCGTTGCTTTTACAAAGGGGCCAGGGATGGCAGCCCCTCTGATCAGCATGGCAGTTGTGGCCAGGACAATTTCACAGCTGTGGAACAAGCCTCTGGTTGCTGTCAATCACTGCATTGGGCATATCGAGATGGGTAGGCTAGTCACAGGAGCTCAGAATCCAACTGTATTATATGTAAGTGGGGGTAATACACAGATTATTGCATATCTGGGTCAGAGGTACAGGATATTTGGAGAAACAATTGATATGGCAGTTGGCAACTGTCTGGATAGGTTTGCAAGGATTTTGATGCTGTCCAATGCTCCAAGCCCAGGCTACAATATTGAGCAGATGGCCAAGAAAGGTAAGAAATACCTGCCACTGCCATACTGTGTGAAAGGCATGGACGTCTCTTTCTCTGGCATTCTCTCATACTTGGAAGAAAGAGCAGATAAGCTTCTCAAAACGGGTCAGTACTCCAAGGCAGACCTTTGCTTCTCACTGCAGGAGACAGTGTTTGCCATGTTGGTGGAGACCACAGAGCGGGCCATGGCTCACTGTGGCTCACAGGAGGTCCTCATATGTGGGGGTGTTGGCTGCAATGTGCGCTTGCAAGAGATGATGGGGAAGATGTGCGAGGAGCGAGGGGCTAAACTCTTTGCCACCAATGAAAGCTTTTGCATTGACAATGGAGCCATGATTGCTCAGGCTGGGTACTGCATGTTCCAGTCTGGTATTACTTCTTCGTTAGACGACACGTGGGTTACACAGAGATTTAGAACAGATGATGTTCCTGTTGCTTGGAGAGATTGA
- the Tcs3 gene encoding tRNA N6-adenosine threonylcarbamoyltransferase isoform X3, which translates to MVVIIGLEGSANKCGIGIIRDGEVLSNPRRTYITPPGQGFIPHDTAKHHQAHVLEVLHQALAEASITPEEIDAVAFTKGPGMAAPLISMAVVARTISQLWNKPLVAVNHCIGHIEMGRLVTGAQNPTVLYVSGGNTQIIAYLGQRYRIFGETIDMAVGNCLDRFARILMLSNAPSPGYNIEQMAKKGKKYLPLPYCVKGMDVSFSGILSYLEERADKLLKTGQYSKADLCFSLQETVFAMLVETTERAMAHCGSQEVLICGGVGCNVRLQEMMGKMCEERGAKLFATNESFCIDNGAMIAQAGYCMFQSGITSSLDDTWVTQRFRTDDVPVAWRD; encoded by the exons ATGGTGGTCATTATAGGACTGGAAGGAAGTGCAAATAAGTGCGGAATAGGTATCATCCGAGATGGAGAAGTCCTATCGAATCCAAGACGGACATATATCACTCCACCTGGACAGGGCTTTATTCCTCATGACACGGCTAAACACCATCAG GCACATGTATTGGAAGTACTGCACCAGGCTTTAGCTGAAGCCTCTATAACTCCTGAAGAAATAGATGCCGTTGCTTTTACAAAGGGGCCAGGGATGGCAGCCCCTCTGATCAGCATGGCAGTTGTGGCCAGGACAATTTCACAGCTGTGGAACAAGCCTCTGGTTGCTGTCAATCACTGCATTGGGCATATCGAGATGGGTAGGCTAGTCACAGGAGCTCAGAATCCAACTGTATTATATGTAAGTGGGGGTAATACACAGATTATTGCATATCTGGGTCAGAGGTACAGGATATTTGGAGAAACAATTGATATGGCAGTTGGCAACTGTCTGGATAGGTTTGCAAGGATTTTGATGCTGTCCAATGCTCCAAGCCCAGGCTACAATATTGAGCAGATGGCCAAGAAAGGTAAGAAATACCTGCCACTGCCATACTGTGTGAAAGGCATGGACGTCTCTTTCTCTGGCATTCTCTCATACTTGGAAGAAAGAGCAGATAAGCTTCTCAAAACGGGTCAGTACTCCAAGGCAGACCTTTGCTTCTCACTGCAGGAGACAGTGTTTGCCATGTTGGTGGAGACCACAGAGCGGGCCATGGCTCACTGTGGCTCACAGGAGGTCCTCATATGTGGGGGTGTTGGCTGCAATGTGCGCTTGCAAGAGATGATGGGGAAGATGTGCGAGGAGCGAGGGGCTAAACTCTTTGCCACCAATGAAAGCTTTTGCATTGACAATGGAGCCATGATTGCTCAGGCTGGGTACTGCATGTTCCAGTCTGGTATTACTTCTTCGTTAGACGACACGTGGGTTACACAGAGATTTAGAACAGATGATGTTCCTGTTGCTTGGAGAGATTGA